From a region of the Halorubrum sp. BV1 genome:
- a CDS encoding DUF2797 domain-containing protein, giving the protein MQVVGYETGEGLYVESGGAVELVSADAGDDLAFGLGDRRCAGTVHEGDHIACDAADAPYCEDHSHVWVCARCTGTCLKDEMDCHEEHAMYLAAFAPDVLKVGVTRLWRLETRLREQGADRAAHVRTFPDGRVAREVEAELATRDGLVDRVRVPTKVDGLGRDVDATAWETVLDGFDPIERFAFDYGLDLDERPVAETMAAGTVRGWKGRVLVIDRGGSTYAVDARDLVGYELTEDVPARELQSSLGAFGR; this is encoded by the coding sequence GTGCAGGTCGTCGGCTACGAGACGGGCGAGGGGCTCTACGTCGAAAGCGGCGGCGCGGTCGAACTCGTGTCGGCCGACGCCGGCGACGACCTCGCGTTCGGTCTCGGCGACCGGCGCTGTGCCGGGACGGTCCACGAGGGGGACCACATCGCCTGCGACGCCGCCGACGCTCCCTACTGTGAGGACCACAGCCACGTCTGGGTGTGCGCACGCTGTACGGGAACGTGTCTCAAAGACGAGATGGACTGTCACGAGGAGCACGCGATGTACCTCGCGGCGTTCGCACCGGACGTGTTGAAAGTGGGCGTCACGCGGCTGTGGCGGCTGGAGACGCGGCTCCGCGAGCAGGGCGCGGACCGAGCCGCTCACGTCAGAACGTTTCCGGACGGGCGGGTCGCCCGCGAGGTTGAGGCCGAACTGGCGACCCGCGACGGCCTCGTCGACCGGGTTCGCGTCCCGACGAAGGTCGACGGACTCGGACGCGACGTCGACGCGACGGCGTGGGAGACCGTACTCGACGGCTTCGATCCCATCGAGCGGTTCGCGTTCGACTACGGGCTCGACCTCGACGAACGGCCGGTCGCCGAGACGATGGCGGCCGGAACCGTCCGCGGCTGGAAGGGCCGGGTGCTCGTAATCGACCGGGGTGGCTCGACGTACGCGGTGGACGCGCGCGACCTCGTCGGCTACGAACTTACCGAAGACGTGCCCGCACGCGAACTGCAGTCGAGTCTCGGCGCGTTCGGTCGGTGA
- a CDS encoding asparagine synthase-related protein has protein sequence MELALLYSGGKDSSLAAHLLDRFYDVRCVTGSFGLTDDWEHAERAAAELGYAFERVDLDDEVAAAAAERMIADGYPRNGIQRVHEHALEVVATRDVDAVADGTRRDDRVPTVSRAQAQSLEDRHGVDYISPLSGFGRHAVDRLVEATFDVQQGPSEEVPKADYEDELRTLIADENGEQAVDEVFPDHDQTYVHGRNK, from the coding sequence ATGGAGCTCGCGCTGCTGTACAGCGGGGGGAAAGACTCGTCGCTCGCCGCTCACCTGCTCGATCGATTCTACGACGTGCGGTGTGTCACCGGCAGTTTCGGCCTCACCGACGACTGGGAGCACGCCGAGCGCGCGGCCGCAGAACTCGGCTACGCGTTCGAGCGGGTCGACCTCGACGACGAGGTGGCCGCGGCGGCCGCAGAGCGGATGATTGCGGACGGATACCCCCGCAACGGAATCCAGCGCGTGCACGAACACGCGCTGGAGGTGGTCGCGACCCGAGACGTCGACGCCGTCGCCGACGGCACGCGCCGAGACGACCGCGTGCCGACGGTCTCGCGCGCACAGGCGCAGAGCTTGGAGGACCGCCACGGCGTCGACTACATCTCACCGCTGTCCGGGTTCGGTCGTCACGCCGTCGACCGCCTCGTCGAGGCGACCTTCGACGTCCAGCAGGGACCGAGCGAGGAGGTGCCCAAAGCCGACTACGAGGACGAACTCCGGACGCTCATCGCCGACGAGAACGGAGAGCAGGCGGTCGACGAGGTGTTTCCGGACCACGACCAGACCTACGTACACGGCCGGAACAAGTGA
- a CDS encoding 60S ribosomal export protein NMD3 gives MSESREFCPRCGDAVAERREPLPGDPGGRDALLCDDCYFEDFDLVDAPDRIEVLVCSGCGAVRRGESWRDVGARDYTDVAVDEVAERLGVHVDAEEVEWGVEPEQVDENTIRMHCQFSGVVRGTLRSAEVTVPVKISRGTCDRCGRIAGGYYAGIVQIRADERDLTPEERAEALSIAESYVAKQEADGDREAFITEVNETDDGPDVKLSSNRLAQNVATRITDRLGGSFESYPTLVTEDSDGNEVYRVTFAVRLPRYAEGEILDPEDGDGPVLVTSVSGRLQGVRLATGEAYTSEFEDAEAPDATRLGTRDDATETTVVTVEDENAIQVLDPTTYEAKTVPNPEFVDDDADTVLAFEHGGTVHLVPEA, from the coding sequence ATGAGCGAATCGCGGGAGTTCTGTCCGCGCTGCGGTGACGCGGTCGCCGAGCGGCGAGAACCGCTGCCGGGCGATCCGGGGGGGCGGGACGCGCTGTTGTGTGACGACTGCTACTTCGAGGACTTCGACCTCGTCGACGCCCCGGACCGGATCGAGGTGCTCGTCTGTTCCGGGTGCGGAGCGGTGCGACGCGGCGAGTCGTGGCGAGACGTGGGCGCGCGCGACTACACCGACGTCGCCGTCGACGAGGTCGCGGAACGGCTCGGCGTGCACGTCGACGCAGAAGAGGTGGAGTGGGGGGTAGAGCCCGAGCAGGTCGACGAGAACACCATCCGGATGCACTGTCAGTTCTCCGGGGTCGTCCGCGGAACGCTCCGCTCGGCGGAGGTCACCGTTCCGGTCAAGATATCTCGGGGCACCTGCGACCGGTGCGGACGCATCGCCGGCGGCTACTACGCCGGCATCGTCCAGATCCGCGCGGACGAGCGCGACCTGACGCCGGAGGAGCGCGCGGAGGCGCTGTCGATCGCGGAGTCGTACGTCGCGAAACAAGAGGCCGACGGCGACCGCGAGGCGTTCATCACCGAGGTGAACGAGACCGACGACGGCCCCGACGTGAAGCTCTCGTCGAACCGGCTCGCCCAGAACGTCGCCACGCGGATCACGGACCGGCTCGGCGGCAGCTTCGAATCGTACCCCACGCTCGTCACCGAGGACAGCGACGGCAACGAGGTGTACCGCGTGACGTTCGCAGTCCGCCTCCCGCGATACGCCGAAGGAGAGATACTCGACCCCGAGGACGGTGACGGCCCCGTCCTCGTCACGAGCGTGTCGGGCCGGCTCCAGGGAGTCCGGCTCGCGACCGGGGAGGCGTACACCTCCGAGTTCGAGGACGCAGAGGCACCCGACGCGACGCGGCTCGGAACCCGAGACGACGCCACGGAGACGACCGTGGTGACCGTCGAAGACGAGAACGCGATCCAGGTGCTCGATCCGACCACCTACGAGGCGAAGACGGTCCCGAATCCCGAGTTCGTCGACGACGACGCGGACACCGTCCTCGCATTCGAACACGGCGGGACAGTCCACCTGGTCCCCGAGGCGTAG
- the menD gene encoding 2-succinyl-5-enolpyruvyl-6-hydroxy-3-cyclohexene-1-carboxylic-acid synthase, with protein sequence MTAPNRNTLWARALVNELVAAGVGAVVVSPGSRSTPLTTAAARADDLHVFSQLDERSAAYFALGRARRTGEVTPLICTSGTAAANYHPAVMEADNARVPLLALTADRPPELRDSGANQTADQEKLYGDAVRYYKDLPEPAATDRALRSLRTTVVRAVAAAEGADAGPVHLNVPFAKPLEPTPVDGDVPDDLDPVAASGREGPYVDVTPGAPEPGDDELRRLARALSAADRGLIVAGPADPPGLDAEAVTALSHVTGFPIVADPLSGVRFGGHTRVAPVIGAYDAYLSAALAGDGGSAAAADWDDPDLVVRLGASPTSKRLRKYLAATGADQYQVDPAGRWREAEFAATDLVVAEPNRLCARLSRTASGGDAAPGWRAQWEEADRAALAVHARERDADRAADDGAVDGAGRGSSDGSVEGVDDDAPAFHEGDVLRVVADGLPDPATLFVSNSMPVRDLDRFVGPSTASVTALGNRGVSGIDGIVSAALGAGSATTDDLTLVVGDLGLYHDANGLLAIDRCDVDVTVVLVNNDGGGIFHILPIESFDPPFTAQFKTPHGMDFEPLTDLHGLSYARVEARPDERTESDPESAAADLSAAYAAARDADGSHLIEVRVDAEASHRTRDRLEAAVEGAVHGGD encoded by the coding sequence ATGACCGCGCCGAACCGGAACACGCTGTGGGCTCGCGCCCTCGTGAACGAGCTTGTCGCCGCGGGCGTCGGCGCCGTCGTCGTCTCGCCCGGGAGTCGGTCGACCCCGCTGACAACCGCCGCCGCTCGCGCCGACGACCTCCACGTCTTCTCGCAGTTGGACGAGCGCTCGGCCGCCTACTTCGCTTTGGGTCGCGCCCGACGGACTGGAGAGGTGACGCCGCTTATTTGCACCTCGGGCACGGCCGCCGCGAACTATCACCCGGCCGTGATGGAGGCCGACAACGCCCGCGTCCCGCTGCTCGCGCTCACCGCGGACCGCCCGCCCGAACTGCGCGACTCGGGGGCAAATCAGACGGCGGACCAAGAGAAGCTATACGGCGACGCCGTCCGGTACTACAAGGACCTACCCGAGCCCGCCGCGACCGACCGCGCGCTCCGCTCGCTCCGGACGACCGTCGTCCGCGCCGTCGCAGCCGCCGAGGGGGCCGACGCCGGCCCGGTCCACCTCAACGTCCCGTTCGCGAAACCGCTGGAACCGACGCCGGTCGACGGCGACGTGCCCGACGACCTCGACCCCGTCGCAGCGTCGGGTCGCGAGGGGCCGTACGTCGACGTGACGCCCGGCGCGCCGGAGCCCGGCGACGACGAACTCCGTCGGCTCGCACGAGCCCTCTCCGCCGCGGACCGCGGACTGATCGTCGCGGGGCCGGCCGACCCGCCCGGCCTCGACGCCGAGGCGGTGACGGCGCTGTCGCACGTGACCGGATTTCCGATCGTGGCCGACCCCCTCTCCGGGGTCCGGTTCGGCGGACACACGCGCGTCGCGCCCGTGATCGGGGCGTACGACGCGTACCTCTCTGCGGCCCTCGCCGGCGACGGCGGCTCGGCGGCCGCCGCCGACTGGGACGACCCCGACCTCGTCGTGCGGCTCGGCGCGTCGCCCACCTCGAAGCGCCTCCGGAAGTACCTCGCTGCGACCGGTGCCGACCAGTATCAGGTCGATCCCGCCGGTCGCTGGCGCGAGGCCGAGTTCGCCGCGACCGACCTCGTGGTCGCGGAGCCGAACCGCCTCTGTGCCCGGCTCTCGCGGACCGCGAGTGGGGGAGACGCCGCCCCGGGGTGGCGCGCACAGTGGGAGGAGGCGGACCGCGCGGCGCTGGCGGTCCACGCCCGCGAGCGCGACGCCGACCGCGCGGCGGACGATGGCGCGGTCGACGGCGCGGGCCGCGGGTCGTCCGACGGCTCAGTCGAGGGAGTCGACGACGACGCTCCCGCCTTCCACGAGGGAGATGTGTTGCGCGTCGTCGCCGACGGCCTCCCAGACCCGGCGACGCTCTTCGTCTCGAACTCGATGCCGGTCCGCGATCTCGACCGGTTCGTCGGCCCGTCGACGGCGAGCGTGACCGCGCTCGGGAACCGCGGCGTCTCCGGCATCGACGGGATCGTCTCGGCCGCGCTGGGGGCGGGATCCGCGACGACGGACGATCTCACGCTCGTCGTCGGTGATCTCGGGCTGTATCACGACGCGAACGGCCTCCTCGCGATCGACCGCTGCGATGTCGACGTGACCGTCGTGCTGGTCAACAACGACGGCGGCGGGATCTTCCACATTCTCCCGATAGAGTCGTTCGACCCGCCGTTCACGGCGCAGTTCAAGACGCCGCACGGGATGGACTTCGAGCCGCTCACCGACCTCCACGGACTCTCGTACGCTCGGGTCGAGGCGCGGCCGGACGAACGCACCGAGAGTGACCCCGAGTCGGCCGCCGCGGACCTCTCTGCAGCGTACGCGGCGGCCCGCGACGCGGACGGATCGCACCTGATCGAGGTTCGCGTCGACGCCGAAGCGAGCCACCGGACCCGCGACCGGCTCGAAGCGGCCGTCGAGGGCGCGGTTCACGGCGGGGACTGA
- the grpE gene encoding nucleotide exchange factor GrpE: MSDDDAVDVEVESSDGPETDASAATTDESRDAARANGTAAATAGDPSEDAADVEGESLVDAVAEHDADLAAEVAALEDELAEARAELLERDEEIDELTSKLARVRADFSNYKQRAKQKQEDIRERASESLVERITPVRNDLLRALDQEEGSDLRPGVESTLEKFDEVLADEGVEPIEPDPGSDVDPARHQVMLRVESDQPDGTVHEVYEPGYEMGDRVVSEAKVTVSADEE, encoded by the coding sequence ATGAGCGACGACGACGCAGTCGACGTCGAGGTCGAATCTTCGGACGGCCCCGAGACCGACGCGTCCGCGGCGACCACTGACGAGTCGCGAGACGCGGCGAGAGCGAACGGGACGGCCGCGGCGACGGCCGGCGACCCGAGCGAAGACGCGGCCGACGTCGAGGGGGAGTCACTCGTCGACGCGGTCGCCGAGCACGACGCGGACCTCGCCGCCGAGGTCGCCGCGTTAGAGGACGAACTGGCCGAGGCCCGGGCGGAGCTGCTCGAAAGAGACGAGGAGATAGACGAGCTGACGAGCAAGCTCGCGCGTGTCCGCGCCGACTTCAGCAACTACAAGCAGCGCGCCAAACAGAAACAGGAGGACATCCGCGAGCGCGCCTCCGAGTCGCTCGTCGAGCGGATCACCCCGGTCCGCAACGACCTGCTTCGCGCCCTCGATCAGGAGGAGGGAAGCGACCTCCGTCCCGGCGTCGAGTCCACGCTAGAAAAGTTCGACGAGGTGCTCGCGGACGAGGGCGTCGAGCCCATCGAACCCGATCCCGGTTCCGACGTCGACCCCGCCCGGCATCAGGTGATGCTCCGCGTCGAGAGCGACCAGCCGGACGGAACGGTCCACGAGGTGTACGAGCCCGGCTACGAGATGGGCGACCGCGTCGTCAGCGAGGCGAAGGTCACGGTCAGCGCCGACGAGGAGTAG
- a CDS encoding DNA-binding protein, whose product MSENPDDERLQELREEKMEELRERKQQGGTDPEAQKEAQERADAQQEAVLKQYLTDGARQRLNAVEMSKPEFGEKVKQQVAALAQSGRIQGRIDEDQMRDLLKELQPDQQSFDIRRR is encoded by the coding sequence ATGAGCGAGAACCCCGACGACGAGCGGCTACAGGAACTTCGCGAGGAGAAAATGGAAGAGCTTCGCGAGCGGAAACAGCAGGGCGGCACGGACCCCGAAGCCCAAAAGGAAGCCCAAGAGCGCGCGGATGCACAACAGGAGGCGGTGCTCAAACAGTACCTGACAGACGGCGCGCGCCAGCGACTCAACGCGGTCGAGATGTCCAAACCGGAGTTCGGCGAGAAGGTGAAACAGCAGGTCGCCGCGCTCGCACAGAGCGGCCGCATCCAGGGACGCATCGACGAAGACCAGATGCGCGACCTCTTGAAGGAACTCCAGCCCGACCAGCAGAGCTTCGACATCCGGCGGCGATAG
- a CDS encoding helicase C-terminal domain-containing protein, producing the protein MDPDRIPAEFPAPSFRGAQRQALADIRDAFAGGNDVVLVRAPTGSGKSLLARAIMGAADTVEETSPSEATGAYYTTPQVSQIDDVEADDLLDDLAVIRGKSNYDCILPGEHDTPVNRAPCVRQRGFDCSVKHRCPYFSDRAIASGNRYAAMTLAYFMRTAGSEVFRKRDVVVIDEAHGLAEWAEMYATIDLSPSRVPVWDEVGVPDVEADVAPEEDALDRTARFVESLLDVATHAKDELTGRPELDREEVARRDRLQELASELGWFLEDYRDPESPTTWVVDQPGGEGSAIAIKPLDPARYLRHTVWDRGNKFALLSATILSKEAFCRGVGLDPGNVALVDVDHTFPLENRPLYDVTQGSMTYEHRDETVPKIARLIVRLMANHPDEKGLIHAHSYDIAGRLTELLGEFGVAARVRRHGRDDRDAELAAWRASDKPSVFVSVKMEEALDLRDDLCRWQVVCKAPYRNTNDSRVARRLADGQWAWYHRTALRTVIQACGRVVRAPDDHGVTYLADDSLLDLFDRAEADTPPWFRDQIDAMTTPSLPEFDPAAALAGIDADPSGPAGAGRRRGGGGRPTDDAARGRTRDAGRAGASKSRSESGEGGNAGSDDAGGSGTTRSETDAERRRNHPLSDVWGDG; encoded by the coding sequence GTGGACCCCGATCGGATCCCCGCCGAGTTCCCCGCGCCGAGCTTCCGCGGCGCGCAACGACAGGCGCTCGCGGACATCCGCGACGCGTTCGCGGGCGGCAACGACGTCGTGTTGGTGCGCGCGCCGACCGGCAGCGGCAAGTCGCTTCTCGCGCGCGCCATCATGGGCGCGGCCGACACCGTCGAGGAGACGTCGCCGAGCGAGGCGACCGGCGCGTACTACACGACGCCGCAGGTGTCGCAGATCGACGACGTGGAGGCCGACGACCTCCTCGACGACCTGGCGGTCATTCGGGGGAAATCGAACTACGACTGCATCCTCCCCGGCGAGCACGACACGCCGGTCAACCGCGCCCCCTGCGTCCGCCAGCGGGGGTTCGACTGCTCGGTGAAACACCGCTGTCCGTACTTCTCCGACCGCGCCATCGCCTCCGGAAACCGATACGCCGCAATGACGTTAGCCTACTTCATGCGGACTGCCGGTTCGGAGGTGTTCCGCAAGCGCGACGTCGTCGTGATCGACGAGGCCCACGGGCTCGCGGAGTGGGCGGAGATGTACGCGACGATCGACCTCTCGCCGAGCCGCGTCCCGGTGTGGGACGAGGTCGGCGTCCCCGACGTGGAGGCCGACGTCGCCCCGGAAGAAGACGCGCTCGACCGCACCGCGCGCTTCGTCGAGTCGCTTCTCGATGTCGCGACCCACGCGAAAGACGAGCTGACCGGCCGGCCCGAACTCGACCGCGAGGAGGTCGCGCGCCGAGACCGGCTTCAGGAGCTCGCAAGCGAACTCGGCTGGTTCTTGGAGGACTACCGGGACCCGGAGTCGCCGACGACGTGGGTCGTCGACCAGCCGGGCGGCGAGGGGTCGGCGATAGCGATCAAACCCCTCGATCCGGCGCGGTACCTCAGACACACCGTGTGGGACCGCGGGAACAAATTCGCCTTACTGTCCGCGACCATCCTCTCGAAGGAGGCGTTCTGTCGGGGCGTCGGTCTCGATCCCGGAAACGTCGCCCTCGTCGACGTCGACCACACGTTCCCGCTGGAGAACCGACCGCTTTACGACGTGACGCAGGGGTCGATGACCTACGAGCACCGCGACGAGACGGTGCCGAAGATCGCCCGACTGATCGTGCGCCTGATGGCGAACCACCCCGACGAGAAAGGGCTCATCCACGCGCATTCGTACGACATCGCCGGCCGGCTCACCGAGCTGCTGGGTGAGTTCGGCGTCGCGGCGCGGGTGCGCCGGCACGGACGCGACGACCGCGACGCGGAGCTTGCGGCGTGGCGGGCGAGCGATAAGCCGTCGGTGTTCGTCTCGGTGAAGATGGAGGAAGCGCTCGACCTCCGCGACGACCTGTGCCGCTGGCAGGTGGTGTGTAAAGCGCCCTACCGCAACACCAACGACTCGCGGGTCGCTCGCCGACTGGCAGACGGACAGTGGGCGTGGTACCACCGGACCGCGCTTCGGACCGTGATACAGGCGTGCGGGCGCGTCGTGCGCGCGCCAGACGACCACGGTGTGACCTACCTCGCGGACGACTCGCTTCTGGATCTCTTCGACCGCGCCGAAGCGGACACCCCGCCGTGGTTCCGCGATCAGATCGACGCGATGACGACCCCGTCGCTGCCCGAGTTCGATCCGGCGGCCGCCCTCGCCGGGATCGACGCCGACCCGTCGGGACCGGCCGGTGCGGGCCGGCGGCGCGGAGGGGGCGGCCGCCCGACGGACGACGCCGCGCGCGGTCGGACTCGCGACGCGGGACGCGCCGGTGCGTCGAAGTCACGGTCGGAAAGCGGCGAGGGCGGCAACGCCGGAAGCGACGACGCCGGTGGAAGCGGTACGACTCGGTCGGAGACCGACGCCGAGCGCCGGCGGAATCACCCGCTCTCCGACGTTTGGGGCGACGGCTGA
- a CDS encoding UPF0175 family protein yields MVTHGLSSALTLYGARTLTLSQAAAQAGLGESEFIDQLERRGIDVPDSERAAALGEEQPVHAD; encoded by the coding sequence ATGGTCACACACGGGCTGTCGAGTGCGCTGACGCTGTATGGAGCGCGGACGCTGACACTCTCGCAGGCGGCCGCGCAGGCTGGTCTCGGCGAGTCGGAGTTCATCGATCAGTTAGAGCGCCGCGGCATCGACGTCCCCGACTCGGAGCGTGCCGCCGCACTCGGTGAGGAACAGCCGGTCCACGCGGACTGA